From one Bombus affinis isolate iyBomAffi1 chromosome 9, iyBomAffi1.2, whole genome shotgun sequence genomic stretch:
- the LOC126920150 gene encoding mucin-5AC: MYSLYRAWFGDSVTPDNYSRLQETLSPPDTVVRVGNEGQHQFVAHKGVLAAHSGYLKALLTSAPTTPNQGVNTNITSCTNLPTTAIAVTTTNLSGPSQRQPVTSVSVSSIGGEAFAPLLNYMYTGRLEVTLDNVYSVLLATHLLHMPGALEQCRAALLRLRAPPPLPTPIPVPAGPTSTLTSTSISTSTPGSGNILRPIPNRLMIDPSICWPPTAPLYPPTAPVPSSIGIPHLPQLQPSVLMQSTVPLGVSVAPTSSVQETHSSTAYREVLSPKSSIFKIERNRGLLVDCRPKSPENVSSNSLPFVATAAAAFTTFTTSNVATSTRTSSPCQSISPTPSSASQSSIPPCQNKKTTEQQQRRSTEEHRYEHPNSSNNEQQHRSPPLTPVEDTPMPRNSDRNIESTSISEDDRGRSRRRGRGSNRANDSSSGVLSVVYDVACCDGPVKFHRVLNENYSSTASCGSSSVLQPRLQRPCFEPENASGENDENGGPTAVGTPCDQIESAMNTGNSSGSYTCRYCRHTFKSQYCYRKHTKRHLLPTRANDPTGNRQRQDTEARNRREVRLLDLNVQYYPCKICGCKFPSYYFVHKHRKLCHANTEERTQSDEANSTATEDQESTTSTTNNDRQ, translated from the exons ATGTATAGTTTATATAGAGCTTGGTTCGGTGACAGCGTTACGCCAGATAATTATTCAAGACTTCAAGAAACTTTATCGCCACCTGACACAGTGGTCAGAGTGGGAAACGAAGGACAGCATCAGTTCGTCGCTCACAAAGGTGTTCTGGCCGCTCATAGCGGATATCTAAAAGCTTTGCTAACTAGCGCACCGACGACACCTAATCAAGGTGTTAACACGAATATTACATCTTGTACTAACTTGCCAACCACTGCAATCGCGGTGACTACTACCAATTTGTCGGGACCATCGCAACGACAGCCTGTCACGTCTGTCTCGGTTTCGTCCATTG GTGGAGAAGCATTCGCGCCATTATTGAACTACATGTATACGGGTAGGTTGGAGGTAACATTGGATAACGTATACAGCGTGCTATTGGCCACGCATTTGCTGCACATGCCAGGGGCACTGGAGCAATGCAGGGCTGCTTTACTAAGGCTAAGGGCACCGCCGCCTTTGCCAACGCCGATACCGGTACCAGCAGGCCCGACGTCGACGTTGACGTCGACCTCCATATCCACGTCAACGCCAGGCTCGGGAAATATACTCAGACCTATACCAAACAGGCTGATGATAGATCCAAGCATATGCTGGCCACCGACAGCGCCTCTTTATCCACCAACAGCACCTGTACCCTCGTCTATCGGCATTCCACATTTACCTCAACTGCAACCATCGGTGCTAATGCAATCGACCGTTCCACTCGGCGTTTCCGTCGCCCCGACCTCCAGCGTCCAAGAAACGCATAGCTCGACGGCTTATAG AGAAGTTTTATCGCCAAAATCATCGATCTTCAAAATCGAACGAAATCGGGGCCTACTAGTGGACTGTAGACCAAAGTCACCAGAGAACGTGTCCTCCAATTCCTTGCCCTTTGTGGCAACAGCAGCAGCTGCATTTACCACTTTCACCACCTCTAACGTTGCCACATCGACACGAACGTCGTCGCCTTGTCAATCGATTTCACCTACGCCATCCTCCGCTTCTCAATCCTCGATACCACCGTGTCAAAACAAAAAGACAACGGAACAGCAGCAGCGTCGATCCACAGAAGAACACCGTTACGAACATCCAAATTCGAGCAACAACGAGCAACAACATCGATCTCCACCTCTGACACCTGTAGAAGACACGCCAATGCCTCGAAACAGTGACAGGAACATCGAATCAACGTCGATCAGCGAGGACGATCGAGGAAGATCTAGACGAAGAGGACGCGGTTCCAATAGGGCAAACGATAGTTCTTCGGGTGTTTTGTCAGTGGTTTACGACGTGGCTTGTTGCGATGGTCCAGTCAAGTTCCATCGAGTGTTGAATGAAAATTACTCGTCAACAGCCTCGTGTGGGTCTAGTTCTGTACTACAACCGCGTTTACAGAGGCCGTGTTTTGAACCAGAAAACGCCTCTGGCGAAAATGACGAAAACGGAGGACCAACGGCTGTTGGAACTCCTTGCGACCAAATCGAGTCTGCAATGAATACGGGCAACAGCAGCGGAAGCTACACTTGCCGATACTGTAGGCACACTTTCAAGTCGCAATATTGTTACAGAAAACATACCAAGAGGCATTTGTTGCCGACAAGAGCAAACGATCCGACTGGAAATAGACAGAGGCAGGATACAGAGGCTCGAAATAGAAGAGAAGTTCGATTGTTGGATTTAAATGTTCAGTATTATCCGTGTAAGATCTGTGGATGCAAATTCCCGAGCTATTATTTTGTACATAAACACAGGAAATTGTGTCATGCGAATACGGAGGAGAGAACGCAGTCCGACGAAGCTAACAGCACAGCTACCGAAGATCAAGAGTCGACTACTTCAACGACGAATAACGACAGACAATGA